The Shewanella halotolerans region GAGTCGCGACTATCTGGCGTGATTGCCGACATCGAAAACGTGGTGGCCCTGGCCGATCCTATCGGTAGCGAGTTGGAGAGTCAGCTGCTGGATAACGGGCTGCGCTTGTCCCGCCGCCGGGTACCGCTTGGCGTGCTCGGGGTTATCTATGAGGCGCGCCCCAATGTGACCGTAGATATCGCCGTGCTGGCGCTCAAGACGGGCAATGCGGTGATCCTGCGTGGTGGCAAGGAGACCCTGGCTTCTAACCTGGCATTAAGTGAGGCGATCAGGGAAGCCATTAGCGAGCAGGGGCTGCCGAGCGATGCGGTGCAGCTGATCCAAGATCCAGACCGTGCCCTGGTCTCTGGTTTACTCAAGCTCGATAAATATGTGGACATGATAGTGCCCCGAGGTGGTCAGAACCTGCAGCGCCTGTGCGCCGAGCAGGCGACCATTCCGGTGATCCTTGGTGGTATCGGTATCTGCCATCTCTATGTGGATAGCGAGGTGGATCAGCTAAAAGCCATCGAGGTGATCGCCAATGCCAAGGTGCAGCGCCCGACCGTGTGTAACGCCCTGGATACTGTGCTGGTTCACCAGTCTATCGCCCAAACTTTCCTGCCTAAGCTCTATGCCCACCTAAGTGCACTCGGCGTGAGTTTCTATGCCTGTGAACAGGCCGAGGCGATAGGCAAGGATGCAGGCACTGTCACTCATAAGGCGAGCGATGAGACCTTTGGTACAGAGTGGCTGTCGCTGAACCTGGGTGTCAGGGTGGTGGATGATATGGATATGGCGATCGCCCATATTCGCCGCTTCTCCAGTGGCCACTCCGAGGGGATATTGAGCGATAACATTCCTGCCACGGCCCGTTTCATCAACGAGGTGGATGCGGCGGCCGTGTATGTCAACGCCAGTACCCGCTTTACCGATGGTGGCCAGTTTGGCCTGGGCGCCGAGGTAGCGGTATCGACTCAGAAGCTGCATGCCAGAGGCCCGATGGGGCTCGAGGCGCTTACCACCTATAAGTGGATTGGCGTCGGCGACTACACCGCCCGCGGTTAATCGGGCTAACAGCCTGCAGTTTAAAGGAGCCTTAGGGCTCCTTTTTTTTGCTTCGCTAAGTTCTATATAAGTCACTTTATTTAAATCACTTTATCCCTGTAGCTTTATCTCAGTCGCTTTATCCCATGATCGGTAGTGATGAAATTGACCAGATCCCTTGGTGAGTTTCGCAACTTGTTTGGGGAAAACCTTAAATCAAAAATGCAGAATCACCATAAATTGGCACAATTACAACGAGTTACAGTTTTGGCATCTTGCTTGCTTTGTCTTAATCAATCTCACAGGGAGTCGGTTACGGAGCTTAAGATGAAAAACAACATGGTTAACAAGGCATTGGTAAGTTTAAGTCTGCTAGTAGGTTTGATGAGCGTGGGCGCTCAGGCGGCCTCTAGCATCACACTCAACGATGAGTTCGACTATCGCGGCCAGAAGGTGGCGCTGGACATGGATGTGGGTCAGGCGGAGCTGATCGCCGGCGACCAGGATAAGGTGCGGGTCGAGGTGGTCGTAAAAGCCAACGATTCGAAATGGTTTGGCTTCTGGCAAAACAGCGATGTGAGCTCGGCCAAGTTCGATATTCTCGACGACGGCGACAAGCTGGTGCTGCGCCTGGCGGA contains the following coding sequences:
- a CDS encoding glutamate-5-semialdehyde dehydrogenase, translated to MSGTEMMDDKQQYLNILGEQAMAASYAMASLSASQKRDLLRAIAAKLTDKRAQIVAANQQDVAKARENGLNDAMIDRLLLDESRLSGVIADIENVVALADPIGSELESQLLDNGLRLSRRRVPLGVLGVIYEARPNVTVDIAVLALKTGNAVILRGGKETLASNLALSEAIREAISEQGLPSDAVQLIQDPDRALVSGLLKLDKYVDMIVPRGGQNLQRLCAEQATIPVILGGIGICHLYVDSEVDQLKAIEVIANAKVQRPTVCNALDTVLVHQSIAQTFLPKLYAHLSALGVSFYACEQAEAIGKDAGTVTHKASDETFGTEWLSLNLGVRVVDDMDMAIAHIRRFSSGHSEGILSDNIPATARFINEVDAAAVYVNASTRFTDGGQFGLGAEVAVSTQKLHARGPMGLEALTTYKWIGVGDYTARG